Proteins found in one Hemibagrus wyckioides isolate EC202008001 linkage group LG23, SWU_Hwy_1.0, whole genome shotgun sequence genomic segment:
- the atp2c1 gene encoding calcium-transporting ATPase type 2C member 1 isoform X2, whose translation MLAESQSQSEDETMVPVLTSKRASELPVNEVVCALQADLQFGLTDAEVSRRRAYHGWNEFDISEDEPLWRKYLSQFKDPLIMLLLASAVISVVMRQFDDAVSITVAIIIVVTVAFVQEYRSEKSLEELGKLVPPECHCVREGRLEHMLARELVPGDTVCLSVGERVPADLRLFEAIDLSVDESSLTGETTPCSKTVAPQLVSSDLTSRSNISFMGTLVCSGKAKGIVIGTGESSEFGEVFKMMQAEESPKTPLQKSMDVLGKQLSLYSFCIIGVIMMVGWLQGKNILDMFTIGVSLAVAAIPEGLPIVVTVTLALGVMRMVNKRAIVKKLPIVETLGCCNVICSDKTGTLTKNEMTVTQIFTSDGQRAEVTGVGYNGAGEVLIDGKVVHGFSNISVSKLVEAGCVCNDAVVRNNTLMGRPTEGALIALAMKVGLESVQQEFVRLEEIPFTSEQKWMAVRCVHRTQQDKPGVFFVKGAFEKVIQFCKTYHSKGASLPLSNQQRALYQQEKTYMGSAGLRVLAFASGDEMSSLTFLGLVGIIDPPRSGVKEAVMTLVSSGVSVKMITGDSQETAVAIANRLGLYAKGAQCLSGDEVDVMDIQELSQIVSRTVVFYRASPRHKLKIVKSLQSIGAVVAMTGDGVNDAVALKAADIGVAMGQSGTDVCKEAADMILVDDDFQTIMSAIEEGKGIYNNIKNFVRFQLSTSIAALTLISLATLMNFPTPLNAMQILWINIIMDGPPAQSLGVEPVDGDVIRKPPRNVRDSILTRSLIVKVLVSSFIIVCGTLFVFWRELRDNEITPRDTTMTFTCFVFFDMFNALSSRSQTRMVHEMGLCSNKTFCFAVLASIMGQLLVIYFPPLQKVFQTESLNVLDLIFLVSLTSSVCFVSELIKMLERWRGGEEKEEKQESNSFHVV comes from the exons gctGACCTGCAGTTTGGTCTCACTGATGCGGAGGTCAGCAGGAGGAGAGCGTATCACGGATGGAACGAGTTCGACATCAGTGAGGATGAGCCGCTCTGGAGGAAGTACCTGTCTCAG tttaaaGATCCTCTCATCATGTTGCTCCTGGCATCTGCGGTGATCAGTGTAGTGATGCGTCAGTTTGATGACGCCGTCAGCATCACCGTG GCGATCATCATCGTGGTTACTGTGGCCTTCGTACAG GAATACCGCTCTGAGAAGTCCCTGGAGGAGTTGGGGAAACTGGTGCCTCCGGAATGTCACTG tgtgagagaAGGTCGTCTAGAACACATGCTGGCGAGGGAACTTGTTCCTGGAGACACGGTTTGCCTCTCTGTGGGTGAGAGAGTCCCGGCTGACCTCCGCCTTTTCGAG GCGATAGATCTGAGTGTAGATGAGTCCAGTCTAACAGGTGAGACCACGCCCTGCTCTAAGACAGTTGCCCCTCAGCTGGTGAGCAGTGATCTCACGTCCCGGAGTAACATCTCCTTCATGGGGACGCTAGTGTGCTCCGGCAAGGCCAAG gGAATCGTCATAGGTACGGGAGAGAGCTCCGAATTTGGAGAGGTCTTCAAAATGATGCAAGCAGAAGAG TCTCCTAAAACTCCACTCCAGAAGAGCATGGACGTTCTGGGGAAGCAGCTCTCGCTCTACTCCTTCTGCATCATAG GTGTCATCATGATGGTGGGCTGGCTGCAGGGGAAAAACATCCTGGACATGTTCACTATAGGAGTCAG tttGGCAGTAGCCGCTATCCCAGAAGGCCTGCCCATCGTGGTGACGGTCACTCTCGCTCTAGgtgtgatgaggatggtgaacAAGAGAGCCATCGTCAAGAAGCTGCCCATAGTCGAGACACTCG GTTGCTGTAACGTGATCTGCTCGGATAAAACGGGAACTTTGACCAAGAACGAGATGACGGTCACTCAGATCTTCACCTCTGATGGGCAGCGTGCTGAG gtgacAGGTGTGGGCTATAACGGAGCAGGTGAGGTGCTGATTGATGGAAAGGTGGTTCACGGCTTCTCCAACATCTCCGTCAGTAAACTCGTGGAG GCCGGCTGTGTGTGTAACGATGCTGTAGTGAGGAACAACACACTGATGGGTCGACCCACAGAGGGCGCTCTCATTGCTCTGgccatgaag GTGGGACTAGAAAGCGTGCAGCAGGAGTTTGTACGTTTGGAAGAGATCCCGTTCACCTCAGAGCAGAAGTGGATGGCCGTTCGCTGTGTCCATCGCACTCAGCAG GACAAACCTGGTGTGTTTTTCGTGAAAGGAGCGTTTGAGAAAGTGATCCAGTTCTGTAAGACCTACCACAGTAAAGGTGCCTCATTGCCTCTGAGTaaccagcagagggcgctgtACCAGCAGGAGAAGACCTACATGGGCAGTGCAGGACTCAGAG TTCTGGCCTTCGCCTCAGGAGACGAAATGAGTTCTCTGACGTTCCTCGGCCTGGTCGGCATCATCGATCCTCCGAGGTCAGGTGTTAAGGAAGCCGTGATGACGCTGGTCAGCTCTGGAGTGTCCGTCAAGATGATCACCGGAGACTCTCAGGAGACGGCTGTGGCCATCG cGAATCGTCTGGGTCTGTACGCTAAAGGAGCTCAGTGTTTGTCCGGAGATGAGGTGGATGTCATGGACATTCAGGAGCTCTCTCAGATCGTCTCCAGG ACGGTGGTGTTTTACAGAGCCAGTCCCAGACACAAACTAAAAATAGTCAAg tcccTGCAGAGCATCGGTGCAGTGGTGGCGATGACGGGCGACGGTGTGAATGATGCTGTAGCTCTGAAAGCGGCTGATATCGGGGTGGCCATGGGTCAGTCCGGCACAGATGTGTGTAAGGAAGCAGCGGACATGATCCTGGTGGACGATGACTTCCAGACCATCAT GTCAGCCATCGAGGAGGGAAAGGGCATTTACAACAACATCAAGAACTTTGTGCGTTTTCAGCTCAGCAC GAGTATCGCAGCCCTTACACTCATCTCTCTGGCCACTCTGATGAATTTCCCGACTCCTCTGAACGCCATGCAGATTCTCTGGATCAACATCATCATGGATGGACCTCCAGCTCagag TTTGGGTGTTGAGCCTGTAGATGGCGACGTGATCCGTAAACCTCCACGAAACGTGCGAGACAGCATCCTGACCCGCAGCCTGATTGTGAAGGTGCTGGTCTCGTCCTTCATCATCGTCTGCGGCACGCTCTTCGTCTTCTGGAGAGAG CTGCGTGACAACGAGATCACACCTCGTGACACCACCATGACCTTCACCTGCTTCGTCTTCTTTGATATGTTCAACGCCCTCAGCTCTCGCTCACAG acccGTATGGTACATGAGATGGGTTTGTGTAGTAACAAGACATTCTGCTTCGCTGTTCTTGCCTCCATCATGGGGCAGTTGCTGGTCATCTACTTCCCTCCACTGCAGAAAGTGTTTCAGACTGAGAGCCTGAACGTTCTGG ATCTGATCTTCCTGGTCAGCTTGACGTCCTCCGTGTGCTTTGTGTCCGAACTCATAAAGAtgctggagagatggagaggaggagaagaaaaagaagagaaacaggagTCTAACTCTTTCCATGTCGTATGA
- the atp2c1 gene encoding calcium-transporting ATPase type 2C member 1 isoform X1, whose translation MLKKKELLLAESQSQSEDETMVPVLTSKRASELPVNEVVCALQADLQFGLTDAEVSRRRAYHGWNEFDISEDEPLWRKYLSQFKDPLIMLLLASAVISVVMRQFDDAVSITVAIIIVVTVAFVQEYRSEKSLEELGKLVPPECHCVREGRLEHMLARELVPGDTVCLSVGERVPADLRLFEAIDLSVDESSLTGETTPCSKTVAPQLVSSDLTSRSNISFMGTLVCSGKAKGIVIGTGESSEFGEVFKMMQAEESPKTPLQKSMDVLGKQLSLYSFCIIGVIMMVGWLQGKNILDMFTIGVSLAVAAIPEGLPIVVTVTLALGVMRMVNKRAIVKKLPIVETLGCCNVICSDKTGTLTKNEMTVTQIFTSDGQRAEVTGVGYNGAGEVLIDGKVVHGFSNISVSKLVEAGCVCNDAVVRNNTLMGRPTEGALIALAMKVGLESVQQEFVRLEEIPFTSEQKWMAVRCVHRTQQDKPGVFFVKGAFEKVIQFCKTYHSKGASLPLSNQQRALYQQEKTYMGSAGLRVLAFASGDEMSSLTFLGLVGIIDPPRSGVKEAVMTLVSSGVSVKMITGDSQETAVAIANRLGLYAKGAQCLSGDEVDVMDIQELSQIVSRTVVFYRASPRHKLKIVKSLQSIGAVVAMTGDGVNDAVALKAADIGVAMGQSGTDVCKEAADMILVDDDFQTIMSAIEEGKGIYNNIKNFVRFQLSTSIAALTLISLATLMNFPTPLNAMQILWINIIMDGPPAQSLGVEPVDGDVIRKPPRNVRDSILTRSLIVKVLVSSFIIVCGTLFVFWRELRDNEITPRDTTMTFTCFVFFDMFNALSSRSQTRMVHEMGLCSNKTFCFAVLASIMGQLLVIYFPPLQKVFQTESLNVLDLIFLVSLTSSVCFVSELIKMLERWRGGEEKEEKQESNSFHVV comes from the exons gctGACCTGCAGTTTGGTCTCACTGATGCGGAGGTCAGCAGGAGGAGAGCGTATCACGGATGGAACGAGTTCGACATCAGTGAGGATGAGCCGCTCTGGAGGAAGTACCTGTCTCAG tttaaaGATCCTCTCATCATGTTGCTCCTGGCATCTGCGGTGATCAGTGTAGTGATGCGTCAGTTTGATGACGCCGTCAGCATCACCGTG GCGATCATCATCGTGGTTACTGTGGCCTTCGTACAG GAATACCGCTCTGAGAAGTCCCTGGAGGAGTTGGGGAAACTGGTGCCTCCGGAATGTCACTG tgtgagagaAGGTCGTCTAGAACACATGCTGGCGAGGGAACTTGTTCCTGGAGACACGGTTTGCCTCTCTGTGGGTGAGAGAGTCCCGGCTGACCTCCGCCTTTTCGAG GCGATAGATCTGAGTGTAGATGAGTCCAGTCTAACAGGTGAGACCACGCCCTGCTCTAAGACAGTTGCCCCTCAGCTGGTGAGCAGTGATCTCACGTCCCGGAGTAACATCTCCTTCATGGGGACGCTAGTGTGCTCCGGCAAGGCCAAG gGAATCGTCATAGGTACGGGAGAGAGCTCCGAATTTGGAGAGGTCTTCAAAATGATGCAAGCAGAAGAG TCTCCTAAAACTCCACTCCAGAAGAGCATGGACGTTCTGGGGAAGCAGCTCTCGCTCTACTCCTTCTGCATCATAG GTGTCATCATGATGGTGGGCTGGCTGCAGGGGAAAAACATCCTGGACATGTTCACTATAGGAGTCAG tttGGCAGTAGCCGCTATCCCAGAAGGCCTGCCCATCGTGGTGACGGTCACTCTCGCTCTAGgtgtgatgaggatggtgaacAAGAGAGCCATCGTCAAGAAGCTGCCCATAGTCGAGACACTCG GTTGCTGTAACGTGATCTGCTCGGATAAAACGGGAACTTTGACCAAGAACGAGATGACGGTCACTCAGATCTTCACCTCTGATGGGCAGCGTGCTGAG gtgacAGGTGTGGGCTATAACGGAGCAGGTGAGGTGCTGATTGATGGAAAGGTGGTTCACGGCTTCTCCAACATCTCCGTCAGTAAACTCGTGGAG GCCGGCTGTGTGTGTAACGATGCTGTAGTGAGGAACAACACACTGATGGGTCGACCCACAGAGGGCGCTCTCATTGCTCTGgccatgaag GTGGGACTAGAAAGCGTGCAGCAGGAGTTTGTACGTTTGGAAGAGATCCCGTTCACCTCAGAGCAGAAGTGGATGGCCGTTCGCTGTGTCCATCGCACTCAGCAG GACAAACCTGGTGTGTTTTTCGTGAAAGGAGCGTTTGAGAAAGTGATCCAGTTCTGTAAGACCTACCACAGTAAAGGTGCCTCATTGCCTCTGAGTaaccagcagagggcgctgtACCAGCAGGAGAAGACCTACATGGGCAGTGCAGGACTCAGAG TTCTGGCCTTCGCCTCAGGAGACGAAATGAGTTCTCTGACGTTCCTCGGCCTGGTCGGCATCATCGATCCTCCGAGGTCAGGTGTTAAGGAAGCCGTGATGACGCTGGTCAGCTCTGGAGTGTCCGTCAAGATGATCACCGGAGACTCTCAGGAGACGGCTGTGGCCATCG cGAATCGTCTGGGTCTGTACGCTAAAGGAGCTCAGTGTTTGTCCGGAGATGAGGTGGATGTCATGGACATTCAGGAGCTCTCTCAGATCGTCTCCAGG ACGGTGGTGTTTTACAGAGCCAGTCCCAGACACAAACTAAAAATAGTCAAg tcccTGCAGAGCATCGGTGCAGTGGTGGCGATGACGGGCGACGGTGTGAATGATGCTGTAGCTCTGAAAGCGGCTGATATCGGGGTGGCCATGGGTCAGTCCGGCACAGATGTGTGTAAGGAAGCAGCGGACATGATCCTGGTGGACGATGACTTCCAGACCATCAT GTCAGCCATCGAGGAGGGAAAGGGCATTTACAACAACATCAAGAACTTTGTGCGTTTTCAGCTCAGCAC GAGTATCGCAGCCCTTACACTCATCTCTCTGGCCACTCTGATGAATTTCCCGACTCCTCTGAACGCCATGCAGATTCTCTGGATCAACATCATCATGGATGGACCTCCAGCTCagag TTTGGGTGTTGAGCCTGTAGATGGCGACGTGATCCGTAAACCTCCACGAAACGTGCGAGACAGCATCCTGACCCGCAGCCTGATTGTGAAGGTGCTGGTCTCGTCCTTCATCATCGTCTGCGGCACGCTCTTCGTCTTCTGGAGAGAG CTGCGTGACAACGAGATCACACCTCGTGACACCACCATGACCTTCACCTGCTTCGTCTTCTTTGATATGTTCAACGCCCTCAGCTCTCGCTCACAG acccGTATGGTACATGAGATGGGTTTGTGTAGTAACAAGACATTCTGCTTCGCTGTTCTTGCCTCCATCATGGGGCAGTTGCTGGTCATCTACTTCCCTCCACTGCAGAAAGTGTTTCAGACTGAGAGCCTGAACGTTCTGG ATCTGATCTTCCTGGTCAGCTTGACGTCCTCCGTGTGCTTTGTGTCCGAACTCATAAAGAtgctggagagatggagaggaggagaagaaaaagaagagaaacaggagTCTAACTCTTTCCATGTCGTATGA
- the atp2c1 gene encoding calcium-transporting ATPase type 2C member 1 isoform X3 has translation MVPVLTSKRASELPVNEVVCALQADLQFGLTDAEVSRRRAYHGWNEFDISEDEPLWRKYLSQFKDPLIMLLLASAVISVVMRQFDDAVSITVAIIIVVTVAFVQEYRSEKSLEELGKLVPPECHCVREGRLEHMLARELVPGDTVCLSVGERVPADLRLFEAIDLSVDESSLTGETTPCSKTVAPQLVSSDLTSRSNISFMGTLVCSGKAKGIVIGTGESSEFGEVFKMMQAEESPKTPLQKSMDVLGKQLSLYSFCIIGVIMMVGWLQGKNILDMFTIGVSLAVAAIPEGLPIVVTVTLALGVMRMVNKRAIVKKLPIVETLGCCNVICSDKTGTLTKNEMTVTQIFTSDGQRAEVTGVGYNGAGEVLIDGKVVHGFSNISVSKLVEAGCVCNDAVVRNNTLMGRPTEGALIALAMKVGLESVQQEFVRLEEIPFTSEQKWMAVRCVHRTQQDKPGVFFVKGAFEKVIQFCKTYHSKGASLPLSNQQRALYQQEKTYMGSAGLRVLAFASGDEMSSLTFLGLVGIIDPPRSGVKEAVMTLVSSGVSVKMITGDSQETAVAIANRLGLYAKGAQCLSGDEVDVMDIQELSQIVSRTVVFYRASPRHKLKIVKSLQSIGAVVAMTGDGVNDAVALKAADIGVAMGQSGTDVCKEAADMILVDDDFQTIMSAIEEGKGIYNNIKNFVRFQLSTSIAALTLISLATLMNFPTPLNAMQILWINIIMDGPPAQSLGVEPVDGDVIRKPPRNVRDSILTRSLIVKVLVSSFIIVCGTLFVFWRELRDNEITPRDTTMTFTCFVFFDMFNALSSRSQTRMVHEMGLCSNKTFCFAVLASIMGQLLVIYFPPLQKVFQTESLNVLDLIFLVSLTSSVCFVSELIKMLERWRGGEEKEEKQESNSFHVV, from the exons gctGACCTGCAGTTTGGTCTCACTGATGCGGAGGTCAGCAGGAGGAGAGCGTATCACGGATGGAACGAGTTCGACATCAGTGAGGATGAGCCGCTCTGGAGGAAGTACCTGTCTCAG tttaaaGATCCTCTCATCATGTTGCTCCTGGCATCTGCGGTGATCAGTGTAGTGATGCGTCAGTTTGATGACGCCGTCAGCATCACCGTG GCGATCATCATCGTGGTTACTGTGGCCTTCGTACAG GAATACCGCTCTGAGAAGTCCCTGGAGGAGTTGGGGAAACTGGTGCCTCCGGAATGTCACTG tgtgagagaAGGTCGTCTAGAACACATGCTGGCGAGGGAACTTGTTCCTGGAGACACGGTTTGCCTCTCTGTGGGTGAGAGAGTCCCGGCTGACCTCCGCCTTTTCGAG GCGATAGATCTGAGTGTAGATGAGTCCAGTCTAACAGGTGAGACCACGCCCTGCTCTAAGACAGTTGCCCCTCAGCTGGTGAGCAGTGATCTCACGTCCCGGAGTAACATCTCCTTCATGGGGACGCTAGTGTGCTCCGGCAAGGCCAAG gGAATCGTCATAGGTACGGGAGAGAGCTCCGAATTTGGAGAGGTCTTCAAAATGATGCAAGCAGAAGAG TCTCCTAAAACTCCACTCCAGAAGAGCATGGACGTTCTGGGGAAGCAGCTCTCGCTCTACTCCTTCTGCATCATAG GTGTCATCATGATGGTGGGCTGGCTGCAGGGGAAAAACATCCTGGACATGTTCACTATAGGAGTCAG tttGGCAGTAGCCGCTATCCCAGAAGGCCTGCCCATCGTGGTGACGGTCACTCTCGCTCTAGgtgtgatgaggatggtgaacAAGAGAGCCATCGTCAAGAAGCTGCCCATAGTCGAGACACTCG GTTGCTGTAACGTGATCTGCTCGGATAAAACGGGAACTTTGACCAAGAACGAGATGACGGTCACTCAGATCTTCACCTCTGATGGGCAGCGTGCTGAG gtgacAGGTGTGGGCTATAACGGAGCAGGTGAGGTGCTGATTGATGGAAAGGTGGTTCACGGCTTCTCCAACATCTCCGTCAGTAAACTCGTGGAG GCCGGCTGTGTGTGTAACGATGCTGTAGTGAGGAACAACACACTGATGGGTCGACCCACAGAGGGCGCTCTCATTGCTCTGgccatgaag GTGGGACTAGAAAGCGTGCAGCAGGAGTTTGTACGTTTGGAAGAGATCCCGTTCACCTCAGAGCAGAAGTGGATGGCCGTTCGCTGTGTCCATCGCACTCAGCAG GACAAACCTGGTGTGTTTTTCGTGAAAGGAGCGTTTGAGAAAGTGATCCAGTTCTGTAAGACCTACCACAGTAAAGGTGCCTCATTGCCTCTGAGTaaccagcagagggcgctgtACCAGCAGGAGAAGACCTACATGGGCAGTGCAGGACTCAGAG TTCTGGCCTTCGCCTCAGGAGACGAAATGAGTTCTCTGACGTTCCTCGGCCTGGTCGGCATCATCGATCCTCCGAGGTCAGGTGTTAAGGAAGCCGTGATGACGCTGGTCAGCTCTGGAGTGTCCGTCAAGATGATCACCGGAGACTCTCAGGAGACGGCTGTGGCCATCG cGAATCGTCTGGGTCTGTACGCTAAAGGAGCTCAGTGTTTGTCCGGAGATGAGGTGGATGTCATGGACATTCAGGAGCTCTCTCAGATCGTCTCCAGG ACGGTGGTGTTTTACAGAGCCAGTCCCAGACACAAACTAAAAATAGTCAAg tcccTGCAGAGCATCGGTGCAGTGGTGGCGATGACGGGCGACGGTGTGAATGATGCTGTAGCTCTGAAAGCGGCTGATATCGGGGTGGCCATGGGTCAGTCCGGCACAGATGTGTGTAAGGAAGCAGCGGACATGATCCTGGTGGACGATGACTTCCAGACCATCAT GTCAGCCATCGAGGAGGGAAAGGGCATTTACAACAACATCAAGAACTTTGTGCGTTTTCAGCTCAGCAC GAGTATCGCAGCCCTTACACTCATCTCTCTGGCCACTCTGATGAATTTCCCGACTCCTCTGAACGCCATGCAGATTCTCTGGATCAACATCATCATGGATGGACCTCCAGCTCagag TTTGGGTGTTGAGCCTGTAGATGGCGACGTGATCCGTAAACCTCCACGAAACGTGCGAGACAGCATCCTGACCCGCAGCCTGATTGTGAAGGTGCTGGTCTCGTCCTTCATCATCGTCTGCGGCACGCTCTTCGTCTTCTGGAGAGAG CTGCGTGACAACGAGATCACACCTCGTGACACCACCATGACCTTCACCTGCTTCGTCTTCTTTGATATGTTCAACGCCCTCAGCTCTCGCTCACAG acccGTATGGTACATGAGATGGGTTTGTGTAGTAACAAGACATTCTGCTTCGCTGTTCTTGCCTCCATCATGGGGCAGTTGCTGGTCATCTACTTCCCTCCACTGCAGAAAGTGTTTCAGACTGAGAGCCTGAACGTTCTGG ATCTGATCTTCCTGGTCAGCTTGACGTCCTCCGTGTGCTTTGTGTCCGAACTCATAAAGAtgctggagagatggagaggaggagaagaaaaagaagagaaacaggagTCTAACTCTTTCCATGTCGTATGA
- the atp2c1 gene encoding calcium-transporting ATPase type 2C member 1 isoform X4 yields the protein MSLAIDLSVDESSLTGETTPCSKTVAPQLVSSDLTSRSNISFMGTLVCSGKAKGIVIGTGESSEFGEVFKMMQAEESPKTPLQKSMDVLGKQLSLYSFCIIGVIMMVGWLQGKNILDMFTIGVSLAVAAIPEGLPIVVTVTLALGVMRMVNKRAIVKKLPIVETLGCCNVICSDKTGTLTKNEMTVTQIFTSDGQRAEVTGVGYNGAGEVLIDGKVVHGFSNISVSKLVEAGCVCNDAVVRNNTLMGRPTEGALIALAMKVGLESVQQEFVRLEEIPFTSEQKWMAVRCVHRTQQDKPGVFFVKGAFEKVIQFCKTYHSKGASLPLSNQQRALYQQEKTYMGSAGLRVLAFASGDEMSSLTFLGLVGIIDPPRSGVKEAVMTLVSSGVSVKMITGDSQETAVAIANRLGLYAKGAQCLSGDEVDVMDIQELSQIVSRTVVFYRASPRHKLKIVKSLQSIGAVVAMTGDGVNDAVALKAADIGVAMGQSGTDVCKEAADMILVDDDFQTIMSAIEEGKGIYNNIKNFVRFQLSTSIAALTLISLATLMNFPTPLNAMQILWINIIMDGPPAQSLGVEPVDGDVIRKPPRNVRDSILTRSLIVKVLVSSFIIVCGTLFVFWRELRDNEITPRDTTMTFTCFVFFDMFNALSSRSQTRMVHEMGLCSNKTFCFAVLASIMGQLLVIYFPPLQKVFQTESLNVLDLIFLVSLTSSVCFVSELIKMLERWRGGEEKEEKQESNSFHVV from the exons ATGTCACTG GCGATAGATCTGAGTGTAGATGAGTCCAGTCTAACAGGTGAGACCACGCCCTGCTCTAAGACAGTTGCCCCTCAGCTGGTGAGCAGTGATCTCACGTCCCGGAGTAACATCTCCTTCATGGGGACGCTAGTGTGCTCCGGCAAGGCCAAG gGAATCGTCATAGGTACGGGAGAGAGCTCCGAATTTGGAGAGGTCTTCAAAATGATGCAAGCAGAAGAG TCTCCTAAAACTCCACTCCAGAAGAGCATGGACGTTCTGGGGAAGCAGCTCTCGCTCTACTCCTTCTGCATCATAG GTGTCATCATGATGGTGGGCTGGCTGCAGGGGAAAAACATCCTGGACATGTTCACTATAGGAGTCAG tttGGCAGTAGCCGCTATCCCAGAAGGCCTGCCCATCGTGGTGACGGTCACTCTCGCTCTAGgtgtgatgaggatggtgaacAAGAGAGCCATCGTCAAGAAGCTGCCCATAGTCGAGACACTCG GTTGCTGTAACGTGATCTGCTCGGATAAAACGGGAACTTTGACCAAGAACGAGATGACGGTCACTCAGATCTTCACCTCTGATGGGCAGCGTGCTGAG gtgacAGGTGTGGGCTATAACGGAGCAGGTGAGGTGCTGATTGATGGAAAGGTGGTTCACGGCTTCTCCAACATCTCCGTCAGTAAACTCGTGGAG GCCGGCTGTGTGTGTAACGATGCTGTAGTGAGGAACAACACACTGATGGGTCGACCCACAGAGGGCGCTCTCATTGCTCTGgccatgaag GTGGGACTAGAAAGCGTGCAGCAGGAGTTTGTACGTTTGGAAGAGATCCCGTTCACCTCAGAGCAGAAGTGGATGGCCGTTCGCTGTGTCCATCGCACTCAGCAG GACAAACCTGGTGTGTTTTTCGTGAAAGGAGCGTTTGAGAAAGTGATCCAGTTCTGTAAGACCTACCACAGTAAAGGTGCCTCATTGCCTCTGAGTaaccagcagagggcgctgtACCAGCAGGAGAAGACCTACATGGGCAGTGCAGGACTCAGAG TTCTGGCCTTCGCCTCAGGAGACGAAATGAGTTCTCTGACGTTCCTCGGCCTGGTCGGCATCATCGATCCTCCGAGGTCAGGTGTTAAGGAAGCCGTGATGACGCTGGTCAGCTCTGGAGTGTCCGTCAAGATGATCACCGGAGACTCTCAGGAGACGGCTGTGGCCATCG cGAATCGTCTGGGTCTGTACGCTAAAGGAGCTCAGTGTTTGTCCGGAGATGAGGTGGATGTCATGGACATTCAGGAGCTCTCTCAGATCGTCTCCAGG ACGGTGGTGTTTTACAGAGCCAGTCCCAGACACAAACTAAAAATAGTCAAg tcccTGCAGAGCATCGGTGCAGTGGTGGCGATGACGGGCGACGGTGTGAATGATGCTGTAGCTCTGAAAGCGGCTGATATCGGGGTGGCCATGGGTCAGTCCGGCACAGATGTGTGTAAGGAAGCAGCGGACATGATCCTGGTGGACGATGACTTCCAGACCATCAT GTCAGCCATCGAGGAGGGAAAGGGCATTTACAACAACATCAAGAACTTTGTGCGTTTTCAGCTCAGCAC GAGTATCGCAGCCCTTACACTCATCTCTCTGGCCACTCTGATGAATTTCCCGACTCCTCTGAACGCCATGCAGATTCTCTGGATCAACATCATCATGGATGGACCTCCAGCTCagag TTTGGGTGTTGAGCCTGTAGATGGCGACGTGATCCGTAAACCTCCACGAAACGTGCGAGACAGCATCCTGACCCGCAGCCTGATTGTGAAGGTGCTGGTCTCGTCCTTCATCATCGTCTGCGGCACGCTCTTCGTCTTCTGGAGAGAG CTGCGTGACAACGAGATCACACCTCGTGACACCACCATGACCTTCACCTGCTTCGTCTTCTTTGATATGTTCAACGCCCTCAGCTCTCGCTCACAG acccGTATGGTACATGAGATGGGTTTGTGTAGTAACAAGACATTCTGCTTCGCTGTTCTTGCCTCCATCATGGGGCAGTTGCTGGTCATCTACTTCCCTCCACTGCAGAAAGTGTTTCAGACTGAGAGCCTGAACGTTCTGG ATCTGATCTTCCTGGTCAGCTTGACGTCCTCCGTGTGCTTTGTGTCCGAACTCATAAAGAtgctggagagatggagaggaggagaagaaaaagaagagaaacaggagTCTAACTCTTTCCATGTCGTATGA